A stretch of the Candidatus Nealsonbacteria bacterium genome encodes the following:
- a CDS encoding glycosyltransferase, whose translation MRLYLVRHGQTIENIKKITMGQKHGKLTYTGIKQAELLGKQLKGYDFDIIYCSDLKRASDTLKRVKKYLPKIPVIYTKDLRETKLGELEGKRWDKISMEDIPGDFMTRKAKGGESLQGVKKRINRFINLLNKNHANDKVLIVTHAGTIKMFLSILQKIPVKKIFKTVDLKNTSICEIEVTPSETKVYYINKTDHLNNKKIDIIVGLPSYNEEDSIRKVLETIDKGLKKFYDPHKCLIVNFDSGSKDDTKSVFLNTETTCLKKYYNTGRRSRGKGINLIKLFNLCVELDAEYIATIDSDIYTINENWPRLLLQPLIKKKCDYVVPVYTRNRFEGSNTNHLTYPLIYAIFGVKIRQPIGGDFGLSKKFCKFLLKQPLIESTLKYGIDIFMTCHAVGGGFKIAESYLGRKFHKQSFPKIVPMSKQILSSAIHTTKIYQSKKRKAKPEIIKSRRRINIDRLSMYSHKRKVPTLLKRMKFEFIKNEKDYQKLLGNSFVPISEVIRSGKPIISDKHWTTALSLFLKYCYKRNFDEKLIPYITNLVIPIFIWRVISFWVKIEKEKPQKIEAMIEKQAELLKRKL comes from the coding sequence ATGAGACTCTACTTAGTCCGCCATGGACAAACAATCGAAAATATAAAAAAAATAACCATGGGCCAAAAACATGGTAAACTTACTTATACTGGGATTAAACAAGCAGAGCTTTTAGGAAAGCAATTAAAAGGTTATGATTTTGACATTATATACTGCTCTGATTTAAAAAGAGCTTCTGACACTCTAAAGAGAGTAAAAAAATATCTACCCAAAATACCGGTGATTTATACGAAAGATTTAAGAGAAACAAAATTGGGTGAACTTGAGGGAAAAAGATGGGATAAAATTTCTATGGAAGATATCCCCGGAGATTTCATGACCAGAAAAGCTAAGGGGGGAGAATCGCTTCAAGGGGTTAAAAAGAGGATAAATAGGTTTATAAATCTGCTGAACAAAAATCATGCCAATGATAAAGTTTTAATCGTTACCCATGCAGGTACAATAAAGATGTTTTTATCCATCTTGCAAAAAATTCCAGTTAAGAAAATTTTTAAGACAGTTGATTTAAAAAATACAAGCATTTGTGAAATAGAAGTAACTCCTAGTGAAACTAAAGTTTACTATATAAACAAGACAGATCATCTAAACAACAAAAAAATAGATATCATTGTTGGGTTACCTTCGTACAACGAGGAAGATTCTATTAGAAAGGTTTTAGAAACCATTGATAAAGGGTTAAAAAAGTTCTATGATCCGCACAAATGCTTAATTGTAAATTTCGATAGTGGTAGTAAAGATGATACTAAATCTGTTTTTTTGAATACAGAAACAACTTGTCTAAAAAAGTATTATAATACCGGCAGAAGATCTCGCGGAAAAGGCATAAATCTTATCAAACTGTTTAATCTCTGTGTGGAGTTAGATGCAGAATATATAGCTACTATTGACAGTGATATATACACAATAAATGAAAACTGGCCGAGACTTCTCTTGCAGCCATTGATAAAAAAGAAGTGTGATTATGTTGTGCCAGTCTATACCCGTAATAGATTTGAGGGTAGTAACACCAACCACTTAACTTATCCTTTGATCTACGCCATATTCGGAGTTAAGATTAGGCAGCCCATAGGGGGTGATTTTGGATTAAGTAAAAAATTTTGTAAATTTTTATTAAAACAGCCATTAATAGAATCAACCCTAAAATATGGTATAGATATCTTTATGACCTGCCATGCTGTCGGTGGAGGATTCAAAATAGCAGAATCTTATCTAGGGAGAAAATTTCATAAACAAAGTTTTCCTAAAATAGTGCCAATGTCTAAACAAATATTATCCTCAGCAATACATACAACCAAGATTTATCAAAGTAAAAAGAGAAAAGCCAAACCTGAAATAATTAAAAGTAGAAGAAGAATAAATATTGATCGACTAAGTATGTATTCTCACAAAAGAAAAGTTCCCACATTATTAAAACGAATGAAATTTGAATTTATTAAAAATGAAAAAGATTATCAAAAACTTCTGGGTAATTCTTTTGTACCCATATCTGAAGTGATAAGAAGTGGAAAACCTATTATATCGGATAAACATTGGACTACAGCCTTATCGCTATTTTTAAAATATTGCTATAAAAGGAATTTTGACGAGAAGTTAATTCCTTATATTACTAATTTAGTAATACCAATTTTTATTTGGCGTGTAATATCGTTTTGGGTAAAAATTGAAAAAGAAAAGCCACAAAAGATTGAGGCTATGATAGAAAAACAAGCTGAATTATTAAAACGCAAACTTTAA
- the cofE gene encoding coenzyme F420-0:L-glutamate ligase yields MTKLQRNDIIMAVHRKKGGVRMEKGMYRVTFTAIPGIPLIQERDDLGSIIVECAKSAGLKFQDKDILVVTSKIVSKAENRLISLKTVQPSRRAHRVAEISGKDPKIVELMMKEGNFLEVRHGVIVTVHRLGFICTSAGIDKANTGYPEEELVSMLPENPDKSAGRIRKKIEELTGKKIGVLINDSLGVQYRNGSIGMTVGLSGFPALLRSSSGKDLYQKKRNICISFADEIAAAASLLMGQGNVGIPVVLARGLRYPRKSGHLRDLIAAEQIKNGLKKKKGV; encoded by the coding sequence TTGACAAAATTACAACGAAACGATATAATTATGGCAGTTCATCGAAAAAAAGGAGGTGTAAGAATGGAAAAGGGTATGTACCGTGTAACGTTTACGGCAATACCGGGAATTCCTCTAATTCAAGAAAGAGATGATCTTGGTAGTATTATCGTAGAATGTGCGAAATCAGCGGGACTGAAGTTTCAGGACAAAGACATTTTAGTCGTGACTTCAAAAATTGTTTCGAAAGCAGAGAATAGACTGATTTCTTTGAAAACCGTCCAACCCTCAAGGAGAGCACATAGGGTAGCAGAAATCAGCGGTAAAGATCCGAAAATCGTTGAGCTGATGATGAAAGAAGGGAATTTCTTAGAGGTCAGGCACGGTGTAATTGTAACAGTTCATCGTCTCGGATTTATCTGCACGAGTGCCGGCATTGATAAAGCAAATACTGGTTATCCAGAAGAAGAGCTTGTCAGTATGCTCCCAGAGAATCCTGATAAGAGCGCAGGGAGAATACGAAAGAAAATCGAAGAACTAACTGGTAAAAAGATTGGAGTCTTAATTAATGATTCCCTTGGTGTGCAGTATCGAAATGGCTCCATTGGGATGACGGTAGGACTTTCCGGGTTTCCTGCCCTTCTAAGAAGTAGTTCAGGTAAAGACCTCTATCAAAAAAAACGAAATATATGTATCTCGTTTGCCGATGAGATTGCTGCTGCCGCCTCGCTTCTTATGGGACAGGGCAATGTCGGTATACCGGTAGTACTAGCGAGGGGGTTAAGGTATCCAAGGAAAAGCGGACATCTCAGAGACCTTATTGCTGCCGAGCAGATTAAGAATGGTCTAAAAAAGAAAAAGGGCGTCTGA